In Amycolatopsis sp. FBCC-B4732, the genomic stretch CCCCCGGGCTCGCCGCGAGCACCGTCTCGACGTCGTCGGTCGCTTCGACCCCCAGCTCGACGTCGAGCCCGGCCAGCGCGCCCGCGTCCTTGCCGACCTTCGCCGGGTCGTGGACGAGCACCGCGGTGAGCTTCAGCGCCGGATGGGCGTCGACGGCCCGGATTGCCGCACGGCCGACGTTGCCCGTGCCCCACACCACTGTGGCGATCATGGCCCGAGTTTTCGCCCGTACGCGACGGTCCGGGAAGGGATTCGTTCCGCCCAGCGGACCGTCCGGACGTTGGTAGCATGCAGTTCGTCCGGACGTCGTATCGGAGGCCCACGATGACGATCGACCCCAAGCCCCGCAGCCGCACGGTGACCGACGGGATCGAGGCGGCACCCGCCCGCGGCATGCTCCGCGCCGTCGGGATGGGGGACGGCGACTGGCGCAAGCCGATCATCGGCGTCGCCAGTTCCTGGAACGAGATCACGCCGTGCAACCTGTCGCTGGACCGGCTGGCGCAGGCGTCGAAGGAAGGCGTGCACGCGGCCGGCGGCTACCCGCTGCAGTTCGGCACGATCTCGGTGTCCGACGGCATCTCCATGGGCCACGACGGCATGCACTTCTCGCTGGTTTCGCGCGAGGTCATCGCGGACTCCGTCGAGACGGTCATGCAGGCCGAGCGGCTCGACGGCTCGATCCTGCTGGCCGGCTGCGACAAGTCGCTGCCCGGCATGCTGATGGCCGCGGCGCGCCTCGACCTGGCGTCGGTGTTCCTCTATGCGGGCTCGATCGCCCCCGGCTGGGTGAAGCTCACCGACGGCACCGAGAAGGACGTCACGCTGATCGACGCCTTCGAGGCCGTCGGCGCGTGCCGGGCCGGGCGGCTGAAGACCGACGACCTGGACCGCATCGAACGCGCCATCTGCCCCGGTGAGGGCGCCTGCGGCGGCATGTACACGGCGAACACGATGGCTTCGGCCGCCGAGGCGATGGGCATGAGCATGCCCGGCTCGGCCGCGCCGCCGTCCGCGGACCGCCGTCGCGACCACTACGCGCACCTTTCGGGTGAAGCCGTGGTCGGCCTGCTCGAGAAGGGCATCACCGCGCGGGACATCCTCACGCGCGAGGCGTTCGAGAACGCGATCACCGTCATCATGGCCCTCGGCGGCTCGACCAACGCCGTGCTGCACCTGCTGGCCATCGCGCACGAGGCGAAGGTCGAGCTCACCCTCGACGACTTCAACCGCGTCGGCGACCGCGTGCCGCACCTGGGCGACCTGAAGCCGTTCGGCAAGTACGTCATGAACGACATCGACCGCCACGGCGGCATCCCGGTGCTGATGAAGGCGCTGCTCGACGAGGGATTGCTCCACGGCGACGCGCTGA encodes the following:
- the ilvD gene encoding dihydroxy-acid dehydratase, encoding MTIDPKPRSRTVTDGIEAAPARGMLRAVGMGDGDWRKPIIGVASSWNEITPCNLSLDRLAQASKEGVHAAGGYPLQFGTISVSDGISMGHDGMHFSLVSREVIADSVETVMQAERLDGSILLAGCDKSLPGMLMAAARLDLASVFLYAGSIAPGWVKLTDGTEKDVTLIDAFEAVGACRAGRLKTDDLDRIERAICPGEGACGGMYTANTMASAAEAMGMSMPGSAAPPSADRRRDHYAHLSGEAVVGLLEKGITARDILTREAFENAITVIMALGGSTNAVLHLLAIAHEAKVELTLDDFNRVGDRVPHLGDLKPFGKYVMNDIDRHGGIPVLMKALLDEGLLHGDALTVTGRTVAENLAELDPEPIDGEVLRRLDNPLHPTGGITILRGSLAPEGAVVKSAGFDTANFEGPARVFEREQEAMAALNEGRIEAGDVVIIRYEGPKGGPGMREMLAITAAIKGAGLGRDVLLLTDGRFSGGTTGLCIGHVAPEAVDGGPIAFVRTGDRIAVDIKARSIDLLVDAAELARRREGWEPLPNKFPEGVLGKYAKLVRSSSYGAVTS